Proteins encoded together in one Neobacillus sp. FSL H8-0543 window:
- a CDS encoding D-TA family PLP-dependent enzyme, with the protein MKVKELDTPSLLINREIMMDNIHRMQLYADKYSVHLRPHTKTHKMPALAKLQLAAGAKGITVAKVGEAEVMAENGLNDIFIANEIVGEVKLNRIKKLAETIDISFGVDSIEQCKMIEAVFSDSQKPAQVLIEIEVGENRSGVIEESDYISLVDYIKNCSHVNLKGIFSHDGHTYKAKDLEDCRRLYNEAQKRTLRFAQLAEERGCKLETVSIGSTPPLLHDFGVMEGITELRVGTYILMDVSQGNAIGSYSSCAASVLTTVISKPTKERVITDVGAKGLTMQTRSEGICATTGIGYIKNSDRVYIDQVFDEHAIIYNERFRDQVVIGERLEIIPNHICPVCNLYDYAYLVSGDEVVEEIPILCRGKLQ; encoded by the coding sequence ATGAAAGTGAAAGAATTAGATACACCGAGCTTATTAATTAATCGTGAAATAATGATGGATAATATTCATAGGATGCAATTATATGCTGATAAATATAGCGTTCATCTACGTCCACATACGAAAACGCATAAGATGCCTGCCTTAGCCAAATTACAGTTAGCTGCAGGTGCAAAAGGAATTACTGTAGCAAAAGTTGGCGAAGCAGAAGTAATGGCTGAAAACGGATTAAACGATATATTTATTGCAAACGAAATAGTAGGCGAAGTCAAACTAAACCGTATAAAGAAGTTAGCGGAAACAATTGATATTTCCTTTGGCGTTGACAGTATCGAACAATGCAAAATGATCGAAGCTGTATTTAGTGATAGTCAAAAGCCGGCTCAAGTTCTTATCGAAATTGAAGTGGGTGAAAACCGTTCTGGTGTTATAGAAGAAAGTGATTATATTTCTTTGGTAGATTATATAAAAAATTGCTCACATGTGAATTTAAAAGGGATTTTCTCCCACGATGGTCATACATACAAAGCAAAGGACCTTGAGGATTGCCGGCGCCTATACAATGAGGCGCAAAAACGTACACTTCGCTTTGCACAGCTTGCTGAGGAACGGGGCTGCAAACTTGAAACAGTTAGCATCGGCTCTACACCACCGCTACTGCATGATTTTGGAGTGATGGAGGGAATTACCGAACTTCGTGTCGGAACCTATATCCTCATGGATGTATCTCAAGGTAATGCGATTGGTTCATATTCTAGCTGTGCAGCTAGTGTCCTAACGACAGTCATAAGCAAACCAACAAAGGAACGAGTCATTACCGATGTTGGAGCAAAAGGGCTAACCATGCAAACGCGCAGTGAAGGGATTTGTGCAACGACTGGAATAGGCTATATCAAAAATTCCGACCGTGTTTATATTGACCAAGTCTTTGATGAGCATGCAATTATATATAATGAAAGATTTAGAGATCAAGTTGTTATTGGTGAAAGGCTGGAAATCATTCCAAATCATATATGCCCAGTCTGCAATCTATATGATTACGCCTACCTTGTTTCTGGGGATGAAGTGGTAGAAGAAATTCCAATCTTATGTAGAGGGAAGCTACAGTAA